One Dioscorea cayenensis subsp. rotundata cultivar TDr96_F1 chromosome 17, TDr96_F1_v2_PseudoChromosome.rev07_lg8_w22 25.fasta, whole genome shotgun sequence DNA window includes the following coding sequences:
- the LOC120280588 gene encoding tRNAse Z TRZ4, mitochondrial-like isoform X3, translating to MAEKQGLSFNKRRVKGSDKVGEPKDLKLKSRKLNPVNTTCYVQILGTGMDTQDTSPSVLLFFDNQRFIFNAGEGLQRFCTEHKIKLSKIDHIFLTRVSSETAGGLPGLLLTLAGMGQDGMSVNIWGPSDLNYLLDAMKSFIPNAAMVHTHCFGESIDGENSMLFGPQVNESIDPIVLIDDEVVRISSISLRPINNMELADAICHSNASAKESSVKPGDIAVIYACELPEIKGKFDPAKAAALGLRPGPKYRELQLGNSVLSDHLDIMENIKSVSCIVHMGPASVTKRAEYQKWMKKFGSTQHIMAGHEMKNMEVPILKSSARITSRLKYLCPQLFPALGLRSVNQTNGLCLTSDGSCEDSSSIHCESIPAENLLKFHLRPYSQMGLDRSAIPSPLNTMEVVNELISEIPEIVDASTEISQFWEGNHLICLDDSVDLIEELLINKKSSVLRSNASGQVAAACMSDLSCPDPRQNNIKNHSDIPTCLRNISRDDMEIIFLGTGSSQPSKYRNVSSVFVNLFSRGNLLLDCGEGTLGQLKRRFGVSGADDAVKNLKFIWISHIHADHHAGLVRILALRFQLLKGVPHEPLLVIGPRQLQKFLNAYSRLEYLDMQFLDCRHTSEETINSFLHGQSLGESFYSEHTNKKDDISANQHFDQCNIIQNALDIPGSDVVDTSTVLPVLMKLKAVLSEAGLEVLYSVPVVHCPQAFGLVLKACGRKDGVGKFIPGWKLVYSGDTRPCQALIDASCDATVLIHEATFEDSLQDEAIVRNHSTTTEAIGVGTMAGAYRIILTHFSQRYPKIPVLDVAHTHNTCIAFDLMSINLADLPMLPKVLPYLKVMFRDQMGLEESEEILDGVL from the exons ATGGCGGAGAAGCAGGGTTTGAGCTTCAATAAGAGACGGGTTAAAGGCAGCGACAAGGTCGGTGAGCCGAAGGACCTTAAACTGAAGTCGAGGAAATTGAATCCCGTGAACACTACTTGTTACGTTCAG attttaggTACTGGGATGGATACACAAGATACTTCGCCTTCGGTTTTGCTGTTCTTTGACAATCAGAGGTTTATATTTAATGCTGGTGAG GGATTGCAACGCTTTTGCACTGAGCACAAGATTAAGTTATCTAAG ATTGATCACATATTTCTTACTCGGGTTTCCTCGGAAACTGCTGGTGGACTTCCAG GTCTGCTGCTTACTTTAGCAGGTATGGGGCAGGATGGAATGTCT GTTAATATATGGGGCCCATCGGATCTCAACTATTTGCTTGATGCAATGAAATCATTCATTCCTAATGCGGCTATGGTTCACACACACTGCTTTGGTGAATCAATAGATGGTGAAAATTCTATGCTTTTTGGTCCACAAGTGAATGAGTCAATAGACCCTATAGTTCTCATTGATGATGAAGTGGTCCGGATATCCTCAATTTCCTTGAGGCCCATCAATAATATGGAGTTGGCAGATGCCATATGTCACTCTAATGCATCTG CAAAAGAATCTTCTGTAAAGCCTGGTGATATTGCTGTTATTTATGCTTGTGAATTACCTGAAATCAAGGGGAAGTTTGACCCAGCTAAAGCTGCGGCCCTTGGACTAAGACCTGGACCAAAGTACCGGGAACTGCAACTGGGGAATTCTGTGTTATCTGACCATCTTGACATCATG GAGAATATTAAATCCGTGAGTTGTATAGTTCACATGGGTCCTGCTTCTGTAACAAAGAGAGCGGAGTACCAGAAATGGATGAAAAAGTTTGGCAGCACCCAGCACATCATGGCAGGACATGAAAT GAAAAACATGGAAGTCCCTATTCTAAAATCTAGTGCAAGAATTACATCAAGACTCAAATATTTGTGCCCTCAGCTTTTCCCTGCTCTAGGATTAAGATCTGTTAATCAAACAAACGGTCTATGTTTGACTTCTGATGGTTCATGTGAG GACTCTTCTTCAATTCACTGTGAAAGCATTCCTGCTGAAAACCTTCTCAAG TTTCATTTGCGCCCCTATTCTCAGATGGGGTTGGACAGATCTGCTATCCCTAGCCCGCTTAATACTATGGAGGTTGTAAATGAGCTTATTTCAGAAATTCCGGAGATAGTAGATGCTTCCACAGAAATCAGTCAGTTTTGGGAGGGAAATCATTTGATTTGTCTAGATGATTCTgtagatttgattgaagaactattgataaataaaaagtcATCTGTTCTTAGATCAAATGCCAGTGGACAAGTGGCAGCGGCATGTATGAGTGACCTTTCCTGTCCTGATCCAAGGCagaacaatataaaaaatcattctGATATTCCTACTTGCTTGAGGAACATATCAAGGGATGATATGGAGATCATTTTTCTGGGAACAGGTTCATCACAGCCTTCCAAATACCGCAATGTCAGTTCAGTTTTTGTCAATCTTTTCTCAAGAGGGAATTTACTTCTAGATTGTGGTGAAGGAACTTTGGGGCAGCTCAAAAGAAG GTTTGGTGTAAGTGGTGCTGATGATGCTGTGAagaatttgaagtttatatggATATCCCACATTCATGCAGACCACCATGCTGGTCTGGTTAGAATACTTGCTCTCAGATTTCAATTGCTGAAAGGTGTACCTCATGAGCCCTTGCTTGTAATTGGGCCAAGGCAGCTGCAAAAGTTTCTGAATGCTTATTCTCGACTTGAATATCTGGATATGCAGTTCTTGGATTGTAGGCATACTTCAGAAGAAACAATCAACTCTTTTCTGCATGGTCAAAGTTTAGGTGAAAGCTTCTATTCTGAGCACACAAACAAGAAGGATGATATCTCTGCAAACCAACACTTTGATCAGTGCAACATAATTCAAAATGCTCTGGACATACCTGGAAGCGATGTGGTTGATACCAGCACGGTTCTGCCTGTCTTAATGAAACTGAAGGCAGTACTATCTGAAGCAGGTTTGGAAGTGTTGTACAGTGTCCCTGTTGTGCATTGTCCGCAGGCATTTGGTCTTGTTTTAAAAGCTTGTGGGAGAAAAGATGGTGTCGGAAAATTTATACCAGGTTGGAAACTTGTTTATTCTGGTGATACCAGGCCTTGCCAAGCGTTGATTGATGCATCTTGTGATGCAACAGTTCTTATACATGAG GCAACATTTGAGGACAGCTTACAAGATGAAGCAATTGTGAGAAACCATAGTACGACGACAGAAGCCATCGGAGTTGGTACAATGGCCGGAGCATACCGAATTATCCTCACACATTTTAGTCAAAGGTATCCAAAAATCCCGGTCTTGGACGTGGCTCACACGCACAACACTTGCATTGCCTTCGACCTAATGAGCATCAATCTCGCGGACTTGCCTATGCTGCCAAAGGTCCTTCCTTACCTTAAAGTCATGTTCAGGGACCAAATGGGACTAGAAGAATCAGAGGAAATTCTTGATGGTGTTCTTTAG
- the LOC120280588 gene encoding tRNAse Z TRZ4, mitochondrial-like isoform X1 has translation MAEKQGLSFNKRRVKGSDKVGEPKDLKLKSRKLNPVNTTCYVQILGTGMDTQDTSPSVLLFFDNQRFIFNAGEGLQRFCTEHKIKLSKIDHIFLTRVSSETAGGLPGLLLTLAGMGQDGMSVNIWGPSDLNYLLDAMKSFIPNAAMVHTHCFGESIDGENSMLFGPQVNESIDPIVLIDDEVVRISSISLRPINNMELADAICHSNASAKESSVKPGDIAVIYACELPEIKGKFDPAKAAALGLRPGPKYRELQLGNSVLSDHLDIMVHPGDVLGSSSPGPIVLIIDCPTTFHIPDLLSKQSLNCYYVDSGDIAQENIKSVSCIVHMGPASVTKRAEYQKWMKKFGSTQHIMAGHEMKNMEVPILKSSARITSRLKYLCPQLFPALGLRSVNQTNGLCLTSDGSCEDSSSIHCESIPAENLLKFHLRPYSQMGLDRSAIPSPLNTMEVVNELISEIPEIVDASTEISQFWEGNHLICLDDSVDLIEELLINKKSSVLRSNASGQVAAACMSDLSCPDPRQNNIKNHSDIPTCLRNISRDDMEIIFLGTGSSQPSKYRNVSSVFVNLFSRGNLLLDCGEGTLGQLKRRFGVSGADDAVKNLKFIWISHIHADHHAGLVRILALRFQLLKGVPHEPLLVIGPRQLQKFLNAYSRLEYLDMQFLDCRHTSEETINSFLHGQSLGESFYSEHTNKKDDISANQHFDQCNIIQNALDIPGSDVVDTSTVLPVLMKLKAVLSEAGLEVLYSVPVVHCPQAFGLVLKACGRKDGVGKFIPGWKLVYSGDTRPCQALIDASCDATVLIHEATFEDSLQDEAIVRNHSTTTEAIGVGTMAGAYRIILTHFSQRYPKIPVLDVAHTHNTCIAFDLMSINLADLPMLPKVLPYLKVMFRDQMGLEESEEILDGVL, from the exons ATGGCGGAGAAGCAGGGTTTGAGCTTCAATAAGAGACGGGTTAAAGGCAGCGACAAGGTCGGTGAGCCGAAGGACCTTAAACTGAAGTCGAGGAAATTGAATCCCGTGAACACTACTTGTTACGTTCAG attttaggTACTGGGATGGATACACAAGATACTTCGCCTTCGGTTTTGCTGTTCTTTGACAATCAGAGGTTTATATTTAATGCTGGTGAG GGATTGCAACGCTTTTGCACTGAGCACAAGATTAAGTTATCTAAG ATTGATCACATATTTCTTACTCGGGTTTCCTCGGAAACTGCTGGTGGACTTCCAG GTCTGCTGCTTACTTTAGCAGGTATGGGGCAGGATGGAATGTCT GTTAATATATGGGGCCCATCGGATCTCAACTATTTGCTTGATGCAATGAAATCATTCATTCCTAATGCGGCTATGGTTCACACACACTGCTTTGGTGAATCAATAGATGGTGAAAATTCTATGCTTTTTGGTCCACAAGTGAATGAGTCAATAGACCCTATAGTTCTCATTGATGATGAAGTGGTCCGGATATCCTCAATTTCCTTGAGGCCCATCAATAATATGGAGTTGGCAGATGCCATATGTCACTCTAATGCATCTG CAAAAGAATCTTCTGTAAAGCCTGGTGATATTGCTGTTATTTATGCTTGTGAATTACCTGAAATCAAGGGGAAGTTTGACCCAGCTAAAGCTGCGGCCCTTGGACTAAGACCTGGACCAAAGTACCGGGAACTGCAACTGGGGAATTCTGTGTTATCTGACCATCTTGACATCATG GTTCATCCTGGTGATGTTCTTGGTTCTTCATCCCCTGGGCCAATTGTCCTAATTATTGACTGTCCTACTACATTTCATATTCCGGATTTGTTGTCTAAACAATCTCTTAACTGCTACTATGTTGATTCTGGTGATATTGCTCAGGAGAATATTAAATCCGTGAGTTGTATAGTTCACATGGGTCCTGCTTCTGTAACAAAGAGAGCGGAGTACCAGAAATGGATGAAAAAGTTTGGCAGCACCCAGCACATCATGGCAGGACATGAAAT GAAAAACATGGAAGTCCCTATTCTAAAATCTAGTGCAAGAATTACATCAAGACTCAAATATTTGTGCCCTCAGCTTTTCCCTGCTCTAGGATTAAGATCTGTTAATCAAACAAACGGTCTATGTTTGACTTCTGATGGTTCATGTGAG GACTCTTCTTCAATTCACTGTGAAAGCATTCCTGCTGAAAACCTTCTCAAG TTTCATTTGCGCCCCTATTCTCAGATGGGGTTGGACAGATCTGCTATCCCTAGCCCGCTTAATACTATGGAGGTTGTAAATGAGCTTATTTCAGAAATTCCGGAGATAGTAGATGCTTCCACAGAAATCAGTCAGTTTTGGGAGGGAAATCATTTGATTTGTCTAGATGATTCTgtagatttgattgaagaactattgataaataaaaagtcATCTGTTCTTAGATCAAATGCCAGTGGACAAGTGGCAGCGGCATGTATGAGTGACCTTTCCTGTCCTGATCCAAGGCagaacaatataaaaaatcattctGATATTCCTACTTGCTTGAGGAACATATCAAGGGATGATATGGAGATCATTTTTCTGGGAACAGGTTCATCACAGCCTTCCAAATACCGCAATGTCAGTTCAGTTTTTGTCAATCTTTTCTCAAGAGGGAATTTACTTCTAGATTGTGGTGAAGGAACTTTGGGGCAGCTCAAAAGAAG GTTTGGTGTAAGTGGTGCTGATGATGCTGTGAagaatttgaagtttatatggATATCCCACATTCATGCAGACCACCATGCTGGTCTGGTTAGAATACTTGCTCTCAGATTTCAATTGCTGAAAGGTGTACCTCATGAGCCCTTGCTTGTAATTGGGCCAAGGCAGCTGCAAAAGTTTCTGAATGCTTATTCTCGACTTGAATATCTGGATATGCAGTTCTTGGATTGTAGGCATACTTCAGAAGAAACAATCAACTCTTTTCTGCATGGTCAAAGTTTAGGTGAAAGCTTCTATTCTGAGCACACAAACAAGAAGGATGATATCTCTGCAAACCAACACTTTGATCAGTGCAACATAATTCAAAATGCTCTGGACATACCTGGAAGCGATGTGGTTGATACCAGCACGGTTCTGCCTGTCTTAATGAAACTGAAGGCAGTACTATCTGAAGCAGGTTTGGAAGTGTTGTACAGTGTCCCTGTTGTGCATTGTCCGCAGGCATTTGGTCTTGTTTTAAAAGCTTGTGGGAGAAAAGATGGTGTCGGAAAATTTATACCAGGTTGGAAACTTGTTTATTCTGGTGATACCAGGCCTTGCCAAGCGTTGATTGATGCATCTTGTGATGCAACAGTTCTTATACATGAG GCAACATTTGAGGACAGCTTACAAGATGAAGCAATTGTGAGAAACCATAGTACGACGACAGAAGCCATCGGAGTTGGTACAATGGCCGGAGCATACCGAATTATCCTCACACATTTTAGTCAAAGGTATCCAAAAATCCCGGTCTTGGACGTGGCTCACACGCACAACACTTGCATTGCCTTCGACCTAATGAGCATCAATCTCGCGGACTTGCCTATGCTGCCAAAGGTCCTTCCTTACCTTAAAGTCATGTTCAGGGACCAAATGGGACTAGAAGAATCAGAGGAAATTCTTGATGGTGTTCTTTAG
- the LOC120280588 gene encoding tRNAse Z TRZ4, mitochondrial-like isoform X2: MDTQDTSPSVLLFFDNQRFIFNAGEGLQRFCTEHKIKLSKIDHIFLTRVSSETAGGLPGLLLTLAGMGQDGMSVNIWGPSDLNYLLDAMKSFIPNAAMVHTHCFGESIDGENSMLFGPQVNESIDPIVLIDDEVVRISSISLRPINNMELADAICHSNASAKESSVKPGDIAVIYACELPEIKGKFDPAKAAALGLRPGPKYRELQLGNSVLSDHLDIMVHPGDVLGSSSPGPIVLIIDCPTTFHIPDLLSKQSLNCYYVDSGDIAQENIKSVSCIVHMGPASVTKRAEYQKWMKKFGSTQHIMAGHEMKNMEVPILKSSARITSRLKYLCPQLFPALGLRSVNQTNGLCLTSDGSCEDSSSIHCESIPAENLLKFHLRPYSQMGLDRSAIPSPLNTMEVVNELISEIPEIVDASTEISQFWEGNHLICLDDSVDLIEELLINKKSSVLRSNASGQVAAACMSDLSCPDPRQNNIKNHSDIPTCLRNISRDDMEIIFLGTGSSQPSKYRNVSSVFVNLFSRGNLLLDCGEGTLGQLKRRFGVSGADDAVKNLKFIWISHIHADHHAGLVRILALRFQLLKGVPHEPLLVIGPRQLQKFLNAYSRLEYLDMQFLDCRHTSEETINSFLHGQSLGESFYSEHTNKKDDISANQHFDQCNIIQNALDIPGSDVVDTSTVLPVLMKLKAVLSEAGLEVLYSVPVVHCPQAFGLVLKACGRKDGVGKFIPGWKLVYSGDTRPCQALIDASCDATVLIHEATFEDSLQDEAIVRNHSTTTEAIGVGTMAGAYRIILTHFSQRYPKIPVLDVAHTHNTCIAFDLMSINLADLPMLPKVLPYLKVMFRDQMGLEESEEILDGVL; encoded by the exons ATGGATACACAAGATACTTCGCCTTCGGTTTTGCTGTTCTTTGACAATCAGAGGTTTATATTTAATGCTGGTGAG GGATTGCAACGCTTTTGCACTGAGCACAAGATTAAGTTATCTAAG ATTGATCACATATTTCTTACTCGGGTTTCCTCGGAAACTGCTGGTGGACTTCCAG GTCTGCTGCTTACTTTAGCAGGTATGGGGCAGGATGGAATGTCT GTTAATATATGGGGCCCATCGGATCTCAACTATTTGCTTGATGCAATGAAATCATTCATTCCTAATGCGGCTATGGTTCACACACACTGCTTTGGTGAATCAATAGATGGTGAAAATTCTATGCTTTTTGGTCCACAAGTGAATGAGTCAATAGACCCTATAGTTCTCATTGATGATGAAGTGGTCCGGATATCCTCAATTTCCTTGAGGCCCATCAATAATATGGAGTTGGCAGATGCCATATGTCACTCTAATGCATCTG CAAAAGAATCTTCTGTAAAGCCTGGTGATATTGCTGTTATTTATGCTTGTGAATTACCTGAAATCAAGGGGAAGTTTGACCCAGCTAAAGCTGCGGCCCTTGGACTAAGACCTGGACCAAAGTACCGGGAACTGCAACTGGGGAATTCTGTGTTATCTGACCATCTTGACATCATG GTTCATCCTGGTGATGTTCTTGGTTCTTCATCCCCTGGGCCAATTGTCCTAATTATTGACTGTCCTACTACATTTCATATTCCGGATTTGTTGTCTAAACAATCTCTTAACTGCTACTATGTTGATTCTGGTGATATTGCTCAGGAGAATATTAAATCCGTGAGTTGTATAGTTCACATGGGTCCTGCTTCTGTAACAAAGAGAGCGGAGTACCAGAAATGGATGAAAAAGTTTGGCAGCACCCAGCACATCATGGCAGGACATGAAAT GAAAAACATGGAAGTCCCTATTCTAAAATCTAGTGCAAGAATTACATCAAGACTCAAATATTTGTGCCCTCAGCTTTTCCCTGCTCTAGGATTAAGATCTGTTAATCAAACAAACGGTCTATGTTTGACTTCTGATGGTTCATGTGAG GACTCTTCTTCAATTCACTGTGAAAGCATTCCTGCTGAAAACCTTCTCAAG TTTCATTTGCGCCCCTATTCTCAGATGGGGTTGGACAGATCTGCTATCCCTAGCCCGCTTAATACTATGGAGGTTGTAAATGAGCTTATTTCAGAAATTCCGGAGATAGTAGATGCTTCCACAGAAATCAGTCAGTTTTGGGAGGGAAATCATTTGATTTGTCTAGATGATTCTgtagatttgattgaagaactattgataaataaaaagtcATCTGTTCTTAGATCAAATGCCAGTGGACAAGTGGCAGCGGCATGTATGAGTGACCTTTCCTGTCCTGATCCAAGGCagaacaatataaaaaatcattctGATATTCCTACTTGCTTGAGGAACATATCAAGGGATGATATGGAGATCATTTTTCTGGGAACAGGTTCATCACAGCCTTCCAAATACCGCAATGTCAGTTCAGTTTTTGTCAATCTTTTCTCAAGAGGGAATTTACTTCTAGATTGTGGTGAAGGAACTTTGGGGCAGCTCAAAAGAAG GTTTGGTGTAAGTGGTGCTGATGATGCTGTGAagaatttgaagtttatatggATATCCCACATTCATGCAGACCACCATGCTGGTCTGGTTAGAATACTTGCTCTCAGATTTCAATTGCTGAAAGGTGTACCTCATGAGCCCTTGCTTGTAATTGGGCCAAGGCAGCTGCAAAAGTTTCTGAATGCTTATTCTCGACTTGAATATCTGGATATGCAGTTCTTGGATTGTAGGCATACTTCAGAAGAAACAATCAACTCTTTTCTGCATGGTCAAAGTTTAGGTGAAAGCTTCTATTCTGAGCACACAAACAAGAAGGATGATATCTCTGCAAACCAACACTTTGATCAGTGCAACATAATTCAAAATGCTCTGGACATACCTGGAAGCGATGTGGTTGATACCAGCACGGTTCTGCCTGTCTTAATGAAACTGAAGGCAGTACTATCTGAAGCAGGTTTGGAAGTGTTGTACAGTGTCCCTGTTGTGCATTGTCCGCAGGCATTTGGTCTTGTTTTAAAAGCTTGTGGGAGAAAAGATGGTGTCGGAAAATTTATACCAGGTTGGAAACTTGTTTATTCTGGTGATACCAGGCCTTGCCAAGCGTTGATTGATGCATCTTGTGATGCAACAGTTCTTATACATGAG GCAACATTTGAGGACAGCTTACAAGATGAAGCAATTGTGAGAAACCATAGTACGACGACAGAAGCCATCGGAGTTGGTACAATGGCCGGAGCATACCGAATTATCCTCACACATTTTAGTCAAAGGTATCCAAAAATCCCGGTCTTGGACGTGGCTCACACGCACAACACTTGCATTGCCTTCGACCTAATGAGCATCAATCTCGCGGACTTGCCTATGCTGCCAAAGGTCCTTCCTTACCTTAAAGTCATGTTCAGGGACCAAATGGGACTAGAAGAATCAGAGGAAATTCTTGATGGTGTTCTTTAG